Sequence from the Ruminococcaceae bacterium KH2T8 genome:
AGCCGCTGCCGTTATCTCGGATCTTGCTTTGCCTCCGAAGAGAGAACACCCGGCAACACAGACCGCCACCATAGCCGCAATCAAAAATATAGTTACAGCTCTGATGCCGTTTCTCATGTTACCCTTTTCTCCTTAAGATTGTTCTCCCGCTATTATCTGTGAATGATCTCTTCTCTCTTGGGACCTGTGGACACGATAGAGATGTGTACGCCGATCTCCTTCTCGATGAAGAGTACATAGTCCTGAGCCTCCTTGGGAAGCTTATCGAAATCTGTGATACCTCTGATATCGCACTTCCATCCGGGAACCGTTACCCATACGGGCTTTGATCTGTCGAGCTTTGTGGGATTAGGGAAATCCTTTGTAACTACGCCGTCGATCTCGTAACCGATACATACGGGGATCTCATCGAGGTAACCGAGGCAGTCGATATTCGTAAGAGCAACCTCTGTAGCACCCTGTACCTGACATCCGTATCTAGTAGCTACTGCATCGAACCAGCCGACTCTTCTCGGACGGCCTGTCGTAGCACCGTACTCACCCTTGTCTCCGCCTCTGTCACGAAGCTCCTTTGCCTTCTCCTCGTCGAGGATCTCACTTACGAAAGCACCTGCACCTACTGCAGAAGAGTAAGCCTTAACTACCGTAACTATATCCTTGATCTCGTAAGGAGGGATACCTGCGCCTACTGCACCGTATCCTGCGAGAGTAGAGGAAGATGTGACCATGGGATAGATACCGTGATCGGGATCCTTCATTGAACCGAGCTGACCCTCGAGGAGGATCTTCTTGCCGGACTTGATAGCGTCGTGGAGGAATGTCTGAGTATCAGCTACGAAAGGCTTGATGATCTCGGCATACTCGCAAAGCTCATTGTAGAGAGCTTCTGCATCAAGTGCTTCCTTATGGTAAAGGTGAACGATAAGAGCATTCTTGATCTCAAGTACTCTTTCGATCTTTTCCTTGAGAGCTTCCTTCTCAAAGAGCTCACAGACCTGGAAGCCGATCTTAGCGTACTTATCGGAATAGAAAGGAGCGATACCGGACTTTGTGGATCCGAAAGCCTTTCCTCCGAGTCTTTCCTCCTCGAGCTGATCGAAGAGAACGTGATAAGGCATTATGATCTGAGCTCTGTCGGATACGAGGATCTTGGGGTTCAAGCCTCTCTCCTTGATCTCGTTATATTCCTTAATGAATTTCTTTATATCGAGAGCAACACCGTTACCGATGATGTTTACGATATTCTCGTGGCAGACACCGGACGGCATGAGGTGAAGAGCAAATCTTCCATGCTCGTTGATGATCGTGTGTCCTGCGTTAGCACCGCCTTGAAAGCGGATAACGATATCTGATTCGTTAGCGAGAAGATCGGTGATCTTACCTTTTCCTTCATCGCCCCAGTTTGCACCTACAATTGCCTTGACCATGCGCCACCTCCTGAAATTGACCGAAGGTATTATAATAAATATATAGCGTGATTTCAATTGGCGAATGTGTGAAAGGATAATGAATCAGATCATCTGTTCTTTGCCGTTTTCAATATAAGAAAGCGCCAATTCCCTGGCTTTCTTCTCCATGGTATCGTCCAAAACGGGCAGCTGATAGTCCTCACCGAGGCGCTTTTTGAGCGCGGTTTCTATAAGAAGATCCGTGATCTCGGGGTTCTTGGGAAGAAGGCTGCCGTGAGAATAAGTTCCGAAAGTGTTCTTGTAATGAACTCCTTCCATGCCGTCCTTACCGTTATTTCCGTGACCCGTGATGACCTTCATGAATGGCTTTATGCCTTCACCGAGATAAGTCCTTCCGCTATGGTTCTCAAAGCCTGCTATCTTTACCTTTTCGCCTGACGGGAGCTCGAGTTCATAGACCGTATCGTTTATGAATCTCTCCTTCTCGCCCTCTGTATAGTAATCGATGGCACCAAGGCACTCGAGCATATTGCCGTCGTGCTCCTTGTAGTACTTTCCGAGCATCTGGTAGCCGCCGCAGATCGTAAGGAATACCTTGCCGTCTTCGATCATGTCCTTTATAAGGGACCCCTTGTTCTTTACAAGATCGTCCTTCATTATGTTCTGCTCGCTGTCCTGTCCGCCCCCGAGAAAGCAGATGTCGAGCTTTGACGGATCGACCTTATCGCCTACCGATATCTGCTCCACTTCGACGTCAAATCCCCTGTTTGCGGCTCTTCTGTAGAGCGCGAGGACGTTACCCCTGTCGCCGTAGAGGTTCAAAAGATCAGGATAGAAATGTCCGATTACGAGCTTTGTCATATTATTTCCAGAAGTCCTTTATTCCGAGTTCTCTTACGAGTCTTCCGCGCAGGTCAAGCATCGATGTGTAGTTGGGAAGCACATAGACACACTTACCGGCAGGGCACTCGTCCAATGCTTTCCTGAGCATCTCCATGACGCGGCTCATGTCACCGCTGTCCTTGACCTTTCTGCCCGCATATTCCACGCGAAGCAGCATATCTCCGTATCTTTGACCCGACACATATATATCTTCGGGAAGGTCTTCGGCCTTGCTCTCAAAGTCGACATCCCAGATCCAGGAGACATCCTTACCATCGGCGATATTGCTGTTAAGAAGCAGCATCAAGGCCGCCTTATCCTCGCTCTCGCATACGAAAGACAGCGATCTGTCGAGTCCTACGGGGTTCTTAACGAGAAGGATACAGAGATTCTTATCTCCAACCTTTATCTTTTCCATACGTCCGAAAGCGGCCTTTACGTTCTCTTCAGCCTTTACCGCAGCCTTAAAGAGCTCTGCCGAACCTTCGCTTTTTCCCTCGATTCTCTCGGTCAGTACCGTCACTGCGGATACTGCGGCACATGTATTGTAGAGGTTATGGCTTCCGGGGATCTTGAGCTTCATGTCCTCAGTTGTTCCCGTCAGCGAATCCTTAAGAGAGAAAGGATAATCCTCCTTAGAAGGGTTGTCCTTGAGGTCATAGACCACAGAAAACCTGCATTTCGGAGATACCGCGCCGCACGAAGGGCATACAAAGTCACCGAGATGCCCGAAACTTCTGGCTTTGTAGTCATATCTGACATGACATTCGGGACAGTATACTGCATCGGGAGATGCCGGAAGTATGCTCTTCTTGGGCGGATATTTCGTATTGTTCATGAGCATGGAATCCTTATCCATACCGAAGAATACGCTCCTCTTTTCCCTGCCCTTACCGAGGGATGCCACGAGTGAATCGTCACTGTTTATTACGAGGATCGCATCAGTCTTATCAAGTCCGTCAGCGATACAGTCTCTGGTATGAGTGAGCTCACCGTATCTGTCGAGCTGATCTCTGAAAAGGTTGGTAACTACCGATACCTTCGGAGATATGTCCTTGGCCGTCTTAGCGAAAGCCGCCTCGTCCGTCTCAAGAACATATACGATACCCTTGCTCTCACCTTCGGGACGGTTTATCTCATCCTTTCCGCAGATAAGTGTAGTAGCGATACCCGAAGCCAGATTGGCTCCCGAGATGTTGTTTATTACGCTGTATCCTTCGTTCACGAGCATATCCGAGATCATGTGAGACGTCGTAGTCTTACCGTTCGTACCCGTGATGGTAATGATATTCTTTCCCTTTGCCTTAGAAGCGATAATAGAAGGAGATATCTTCAGCGCGATCTTACCGGGGAGCGTCGTTGCGCCCTTCCCCATAAGTCTTAATGTCTTTCTTGTGATGACCGCTGCCGCGGAAGCAATATTATCCCTGATCATCTACCAGAGAACCTGAGACGATGAGTCTCATCTTTCCGTTAGCAGTATATGTACATGTTACGAGAGTGATTCTTGCGTCACTATAGTAACTTCCCGCGATCCTGGCATCGAGCTCCTCAGCGGAGATGATCTCGATCGTATCGACTTCATATGTATAGACATTACCGTCAACCATCTCAAGTCTTACCAGATCACCGTATTGAACTTCATCAAGCCTGTTGAACATGCTGCCCGTCTCACGCATATGATGTGCGAGGATAGAGCAGTTGCCGTTCTCTCCGGGCATAACGGAATCAGGATAATGACCTGCTCCGTATCTTAATGAAAGGACCGTAGCCTCGTCCCAGACGGGGATCCTGCACTCTATGGACTCGATATCTATAATGCCGATACCGTTCAAAGTCGCATATCCGTCCGAAGCGGAAAGCTCGTCCTCGATATTTACCGTACCTTCTATATCGTCTCCGAAATAATCGTAGCCTTCGCCCTCTATTTCGTTGCCGTTAACGGGGACTACGAAAGTCATCTCGACGTTCGGATCCGTGGAGTTTATCTGGGACTCAATAGCCGAAAGACCTTCATTTACGGCTTTTTTCCTCATCTTGTTCTTGATCGGATCCACAAGCAGGAGAGCGATACCCGCAATGCAGAGGACAATAGAAACTATAAGGAGGACATTATTGATCCTCCTCCTCTTTTTCTTTAATTTCTGCTTATGTATAGAATCACGCATTTTGTAGAGTTTGTCCCCGTAAGATTCAAAAATATATCGTTATTATAATGCAAAACTGTGATATTATGTATGTAATTTTCGCTTAATTCAGGACGGAGGTCTGTAAACGTGGCCGGTGATCTGTGGTCAGACGCTTTAAAGATTCTTTCTCTCGATTCCAGAATAGATAAGCTTTTCTATGACAGAATCCTGAGCAAGATGAAGCAAGTCAATTACGACGACAATAATAACATACTTATCCTCTCATGCAGAGACGACTATTCTATGTCTCTCGTTAAGGGTAAGGATCTCGGAAGCTACATCGAAAATGCCGTCAACATGGTGTCTGACGACAGGATCTCCGTAAAATATATAATCGAAGGCGACGAGAATGCCGCCATAGCTTCTGCTGTCGGTGAAAGAGCCGCTGCCAGAAGGACTTTCGAAGAAAATACCGGTAATAATACGGCTCTTACTTCAGAGTATACTTTCGAGAACTTCATAGTTGGTGACTGTAACCGTTTTGCACATGCATCCGCGGTATCCGTTGCCAATAATCCCGGCAGCCGTCAGAGAAATCCCCTTTATCTTTGGGGTAATTCGGGTCTCGGTAAGACTCACCTCATGAAGGCTATCGGCTACAGCATCATTCAGAACCACACCGGAAAGAACGTCCTTTATACTACTTGCGAAGAGTTCACGAATGCTTATGTCGCATGCATGAACAACAAAAAGTTCGATTCTTTCAGAAATAAATACAGAAACGTAGATGTCCTTCTTATCGACGATATCCAGTTCCTTATCGGTAAGGAAGGTACTCAGCTCGAGTTCTTCAATACTTTTGAGGCTCTGATCACTGCGGGAAAGCAGATCGTCATAACGAGTGATAAAGCTCCCAAAAACCTTACGGAGCTTGATTCCAGGCTTACATCGAGATTTCAGAACGGAATGACGATGGATATCCAGCCTCCGGATTTTGAGACACGTAAGGCCATCATATTAAATAAGCTCGAACACGATAATATCGATATCTCAGACGAGATCGTCAACTATATCTGCGAGAATGTCACAAAGAACGTTCGAGAGCTCAACGGTGCCTATAACATCGTATCCGCTTACTACGCTCTCGAGAACGGCAACCTTACTCTGGAGTCCGTTCAGTCTCGTCTGGCATCCATAATCTCTCCTAATAAGAAGAAGATGCTTACAACAGATATCGTTATCGATGCAGTATCGAAATACTATGACATCACGCCTGACAAGATGATCTCTAAGCTTCGAAATGCAGAGGTCGTAAATGCCAGGAGCGTTGCTATGTATATCTGCAGAGACCTTCTCGAGATGCAGTACGAGAAGATCGGCAACAGTTTCGGCGGCAGAAAACACACTACCGTAATGAACGCATGCAGCAATGTCGAGTCCGACGAGAATCTCATGCAGGATGTAGTGAATATCAAGAACAGGATAACCGACTTATAAACAAATTTTGTTCATATGTAGGTAATTCGATGTAATTTTGATGTTCATACGATGTGTACAAAAAACGGGTGTTCAAAACCCATAAGTTACGAACATCGTATTTACCCTCTGTTTACACTTGATTAACATTGTTAAATGCGCAATATCTATGGCTTCATCGGCTGTTTGAACAGATTGAACTGCACATAAGATAAATACTACGAAGATATAAAAAAATGTTGTATAATATCTTCGGAAAAATCTTAATTCAAATTTCGAAAGGAATATGTTTATATGAAGTTCAACTGTAATAAGAGTGATCTTATAGATGCTATATCCATAGTTCAAAAAGCCATAAAGACAAATTCCACTGTTCAGATACTCGACGGTATATTGATCCAGGCAGACGATAACGGAGTAAAGCTTACAGGTTACGACCTTGAGACCGGTATCGAAGCAGATCTTGTATCGGATATTGTAGAAAAGGGATCCGTAGTAGTTAATTCAAAGTTCTTCGGTGAGATCGTAAAGAGACTTCCCGAGGAGATGACGACTATCTCGGCTGATGACAGAAATCAGGTAACTATCCTTTCGGGAGCTGCTAATTCCGTTATCAAGGGAAGTTCCGCTGAATCTTATCCCAAGATCCCTATCATCGATAATGCGGAAAAGATCACAGTGAGCCAGAAGCTCCTTAAGAACATGATCAACCATACGATCTTTGCAGTATCTAAGGACGATACACGTCAGTCTCTTACGGGTTGCTGTCTTGAAAGCGACGGAAAGACTATCTCCATGGTCGCTATCGACGGTTTCAGAATGGCTTTAAGAAGAGAAGATGCAGGTTCTGACTTCCCTGTCATGAATTTCATCATCCCCGGTAAGGCTCTTTCAGAGGCTTCCAAGATCTTTGACGGTGAGAATGAAGATAATGAAGTTATAATCTATTCTTCTTCCAATCACCTTCTCTTCGACGTAGGTCATGTTCGTATCGTATCAAGACTTATCCAGGGACCTTTTGTTAACTATAATTCCATTATCCAGA
This genomic interval carries:
- a CDS encoding Adenylosuccinate synthetase, which translates into the protein MVKAIVGANWGDEGKGKITDLLANESDIVIRFQGGANAGHTIINEHGRFALHLMPSGVCHENIVNIIGNGVALDIKKFIKEYNEIKERGLNPKILVSDRAQIIMPYHVLFDQLEEERLGGKAFGSTKSGIAPFYSDKYAKIGFQVCELFEKEALKEKIERVLEIKNALIVHLYHKEALDAEALYNELCEYAEIIKPFVADTQTFLHDAIKSGKKILLEGQLGSMKDPDHGIYPMVTSSSTLAGYGAVGAGIPPYEIKDIVTVVKAYSSAVGAGAFVSEILDEEKAKELRDRGGDKGEYGATTGRPRRVGWFDAVATRYGCQVQGATEVALTNIDCLGYLDEIPVCIGYEIDGVVTKDFPNPTKLDRSKPVWVTVPGWKCDIRGITDFDKLPKEAQDYVLFIEKEIGVHISIVSTGPKREEIIHR
- a CDS encoding UDP-N-acetylmuramyl tripeptide synthase produces the protein MIRDNIASAAAVITRKTLRLMGKGATTLPGKIALKISPSIIASKAKGKNIITITGTNGKTTTSHMISDMLVNEGYSVINNISGANLASGIATTLICGKDEINRPEGESKGIVYVLETDEAAFAKTAKDISPKVSVVTNLFRDQLDRYGELTHTRDCIADGLDKTDAILVINSDDSLVASLGKGREKRSVFFGMDKDSMLMNNTKYPPKKSILPASPDAVYCPECHVRYDYKARSFGHLGDFVCPSCGAVSPKCRFSVVYDLKDNPSKEDYPFSLKDSLTGTTEDMKLKIPGSHNLYNTCAAVSAVTVLTERIEGKSEGSAELFKAAVKAEENVKAAFGRMEKIKVGDKNLCILLVKNPVGLDRSLSFVCESEDKAALMLLLNSNIADGKDVSWIWDVDFESKAEDLPEDIYVSGQRYGDMLLRVEYAGRKVKDSGDMSRVMEMLRKALDECPAGKCVYVLPNYTSMLDLRGRLVRELGIKDFWK
- a CDS encoding LPXTG-site transpeptidase (sortase) family protein, producing MRDSIHKQKLKKKRRRINNVLLIVSIVLCIAGIALLLVDPIKNKMRKKAVNEGLSAIESQINSTDPNVEMTFVVPVNGNEIEGEGYDYFGDDIEGTVNIEDELSASDGYATLNGIGIIDIESIECRIPVWDEATVLSLRYGAGHYPDSVMPGENGNCSILAHHMRETGSMFNRLDEVQYGDLVRLEMVDGNVYTYEVDTIEIISAEELDARIAGSYYSDARITLVTCTYTANGKMRLIVSGSLVDDQG
- a CDS encoding chromosomal replication initiator protein DnaA, producing MAGDLWSDALKILSLDSRIDKLFYDRILSKMKQVNYDDNNNILILSCRDDYSMSLVKGKDLGSYIENAVNMVSDDRISVKYIIEGDENAAIASAVGERAAARRTFEENTGNNTALTSEYTFENFIVGDCNRFAHASAVSVANNPGSRQRNPLYLWGNSGLGKTHLMKAIGYSIIQNHTGKNVLYTTCEEFTNAYVACMNNKKFDSFRNKYRNVDVLLIDDIQFLIGKEGTQLEFFNTFEALITAGKQIVITSDKAPKNLTELDSRLTSRFQNGMTMDIQPPDFETRKAIILNKLEHDNIDISDEIVNYICENVTKNVRELNGAYNIVSAYYALENGNLTLESVQSRLASIISPNKKKMLTTDIVIDAVSKYYDITPDKMISKLRNAEVVNARSVAMYICRDLLEMQYEKIGNSFGGRKHTTVMNACSNVESDENLMQDVVNIKNRITDL
- a CDS encoding DNA polymerase III, beta subunit; the protein is MKFNCNKSDLIDAISIVQKAIKTNSTVQILDGILIQADDNGVKLTGYDLETGIEADLVSDIVEKGSVVVNSKFFGEIVKRLPEEMTTISADDRNQVTILSGAANSVIKGSSAESYPKIPIIDNAEKITVSQKLLKNMINHTIFAVSKDDTRQSLTGCCLESDGKTISMVAIDGFRMALRREDAGSDFPVMNFIIPGKALSEASKIFDGENEDNEVIIYSSSNHLLFDVGHVRIVSRLIQGPFVNYNSIIQKNPKSVMKVNRKDILDAVDRAALIIMNDERRCPVQLTMSDETTLMVSANTETGTHKENIDITIEGEQIDIDFNSRYLIDALKNIEDDVVRIEFNGSQGPCIIVPVEGNEYVYLILPIRR